A genomic region of Streptomyces sp. NBC_00247 contains the following coding sequences:
- a CDS encoding alpha/beta fold hydrolase: MSSGITTGTLSHQAGTARPTVVLVHGAFADASSWSGVVQRLRQDGNPVVAVANPLRGLHDDAAYLRGVLATIEGPVVLAGHSYGGSVISEAATGNPEVKALVYVAAFIPDQGESAGELAAKFPGSTLGDTVEPSAYPLPDGGSGTELTIRQDLFHQQFAADVPAATALVMAATQRPVSTRALEETAYRVAWDAVQAYALVSGQDLNIPPRAQQWMAERAGAHIVTVDGASHAATVSEPGAVADLIRRAMSDIG, from the coding sequence GTGTCCAGCGGAATCACCACCGGCACCCTCTCGCACCAGGCAGGAACGGCCCGTCCGACCGTCGTACTCGTCCATGGCGCGTTCGCCGACGCTTCCAGTTGGTCGGGCGTCGTCCAGCGGCTGCGCCAGGACGGCAACCCGGTCGTCGCCGTGGCCAACCCCCTGCGCGGCCTGCACGACGATGCCGCCTACCTGCGGGGCGTACTGGCGACCATCGAGGGCCCTGTGGTCCTGGCCGGCCACTCCTACGGCGGTTCCGTGATCAGCGAGGCCGCCACCGGGAACCCCGAGGTCAAGGCGCTGGTCTACGTCGCCGCCTTCATCCCGGACCAGGGCGAGAGCGCGGGTGAACTGGCCGCGAAGTTCCCCGGAAGCACGCTGGGCGACACCGTGGAACCTTCCGCCTACCCCCTGCCCGACGGGGGCAGCGGCACCGAACTCACCATCAGGCAGGACCTGTTCCACCAGCAGTTCGCCGCCGACGTTCCCGCCGCAACCGCTCTCGTCATGGCGGCCACCCAGCGGCCCGTCTCCACCAGAGCCCTGGAGGAGACCGCGTACCGAGTGGCCTGGGACGCCGTCCAGGCGTACGCGTTGGTCTCCGGCCAGGACCTCAACATCCCGCCCCGGGCCCAGCAGTGGATGGCCGAGCGGGCCGGTGCCCACATCGTCACCGTCGACGGTGCCTCGCACGCGGCCACCGTCTCCGAACCCGGGGCGGTCGCCGACCTCATCCGCCGCGCGATGAGCGACATCGGCTGA
- a CDS encoding SCO6745 family protein, which yields MSEELGRVRQMWHLLEPLHAVLYYAPEAYEEAAALGYDVEERWPSYFAWRAAPAGASGGGGPTAEYVTEAFYSFSSAMVRGYVPGIWATAGPEAVLAARVRAVDRAYRALLGAWTDGPEAAEAAALARRAAEAVTADAARPVTGLSLGAANSALPWPDAPHLVLWQAATILREHRGDGHLAALREAGLDPVEALVSFAAVGAAPVAVFASRGWSEREWTAAGERLAGRGLLGEDGTATEAGRALRTEVERSTDERAAGPWRALGEADRARLAELLGTPWLEVIGSGLLPAENTLGIGKV from the coding sequence ATGTCCGAGGAACTGGGGCGCGTCCGGCAGATGTGGCACCTGTTGGAGCCCTTGCACGCCGTTCTCTACTACGCCCCGGAGGCGTACGAGGAGGCCGCCGCCCTCGGGTACGACGTCGAGGAACGCTGGCCGAGCTATTTCGCCTGGCGCGCGGCCCCGGCCGGGGCGTCCGGAGGGGGCGGCCCCACGGCGGAGTACGTCACCGAAGCGTTCTACAGCTTCAGCTCCGCGATGGTGCGCGGGTACGTCCCCGGCATCTGGGCCACGGCCGGCCCGGAGGCAGTGCTCGCCGCGCGGGTCCGCGCGGTGGACCGGGCGTACCGGGCGCTGCTCGGAGCCTGGACCGACGGGCCCGAGGCGGCCGAGGCGGCGGCGCTGGCCCGCCGCGCCGCCGAGGCGGTCACCGCCGACGCGGCCCGTCCGGTGACCGGGCTGTCCCTCGGCGCCGCCAACTCGGCGCTTCCCTGGCCGGACGCCCCGCACCTCGTCCTCTGGCAGGCGGCCACGATCCTGCGGGAGCACCGCGGCGACGGCCACCTCGCCGCACTCCGGGAGGCCGGACTCGACCCCGTCGAAGCGCTGGTCTCGTTCGCCGCCGTGGGGGCCGCCCCCGTAGCGGTGTTCGCGAGCCGGGGATGGAGCGAGCGGGAGTGGACGGCCGCCGGGGAGCGGCTGGCGGGCCGGGGTCTGCTGGGCGAGGACGGTACGGCGACGGAGGCGGGCCGGGCGCTGCGCACGGAGGTGGAGCGGAGCACCGACGAGCGGGCCGCCGGACCGTGGCGGGCGCTCGGCGAGGCGGACCGGGCCCGGCTGGCGGAGCTTCTGGGTACCCCGTGGCTGGAGGTGATCGGCTCCGGACTGCTGCCGGCCGAGAACACGCTCGGCATCGGCAAGGTGTGA
- a CDS encoding TetR/AcrR family transcriptional regulator, with protein MSTDRDASRDQTSYHHGDLRRTILAAAVDVIAAEGSAALSLRDLARRAGVSHAAPAHHFKDRTGLLTAVATEAYTLFADSLSEVTDFREQGARYVRFAADHPAHFQVMFQPGLYRGDDPALAAARERAARVLREGVAGLTTDGSGADAGDARRTGVAAWSLAHGFAALLLSHNLTDFLGGRDPEEAFLSVAEAVFGS; from the coding sequence ATGAGCACCGACCGGGACGCGAGCCGCGACCAGACCTCGTACCACCACGGCGACCTGCGCCGGACGATCCTGGCGGCGGCCGTGGACGTCATCGCGGCAGAGGGGTCGGCCGCCCTCAGCCTGCGCGACCTGGCCCGCCGCGCCGGGGTCTCGCACGCCGCGCCCGCGCACCACTTCAAGGACCGCACGGGCCTGCTGACCGCCGTGGCGACGGAGGCGTACACGCTCTTCGCGGACTCCCTCTCCGAGGTCACCGACTTCAGGGAACAGGGCGCGCGGTACGTCCGGTTCGCCGCCGACCACCCGGCGCACTTCCAGGTGATGTTCCAGCCCGGCCTCTACCGCGGCGACGACCCCGCCCTGGCCGCCGCCCGGGAACGGGCCGCCCGCGTCCTGCGCGAGGGCGTCGCCGGCCTGACGACCGACGGTTCCGGGGCCGACGCCGGGGACGCCCGTCGGACGGGGGTGGCCGCCTGGTCCCTGGCCCACGGCTTCGCCGCGCTGCTGCTGAGCCACAACCTGACGGACTTCCTGGGCGGCCGCGACCCCGAGGAGGCGTTCCTCTCCGTCGCGGAGGCGGTCTTCGGGAGCTGA